From one Lycium ferocissimum isolate CSIRO_LF1 chromosome 7, AGI_CSIRO_Lferr_CH_V1, whole genome shotgun sequence genomic stretch:
- the LOC132065556 gene encoding uncharacterized protein LOC132065556 isoform X1, with amino-acid sequence MGKREKKSVKTDVIELEELAEVKKIKKSKRMRIKKKEEDYEDDDDVEANEDLSLKIVEKALLRGCNNENCLKKNGEVVIITDLKGESKNSKKEKKEKKKKMKKEKSVENQEDPQVSSGIDKGFESFCSEMSLVDGMKEENVDNIDMNVVDHAAEKNPVEMSNGVVLRRLLRGPRYFDPPDSSWGTCYNCGEEGHTTVNCTSAKRKKPCFVCGSFDHNSKQCTKGKECFICKKGGHRAKDCREKDQGRSESSKMCLKCGDSGHDMFSCWNNYSADDLKEIQCYICKSFGHLCCASYPDGGPSEISCYRCGLLGHTGLACAGSRGETSGTGHLSSCYRCGEEGHFARECTTIVNKWNRELSTPKKKVFRERNEHYEFRSAPHDFGKARKNTQNGGYTSGYNSKQRARWITGDAEDFPRSNGWRSPSTPGNKRARMYNFGAVDHSSYSSRKSNRLDFNDSTSYGSAKYHHHHRFSASRFGNNSHDGRRNYEW; translated from the exons ATGGGCAAACGAGAAAAGAAATCAGTAAAAACAGATGTTATTGAGTTAGAAGAATTAGCAGAGGtaaaaaagattaagaaatctAAGAGAATGcgaattaagaaaaaagaagaagattatgaagatgatgatgatgttgaagcTAATGAAGATTTGAGCTTGAAAATTGTTGAAAAAGCTTTGCTTCGTGGGTGTAACAATGAAAATTGCTTGAAAAAGAATGGTGAAGTTGTAATTATTACAGATTTGAAGGGGGAAagtaaaaatagtaaaaaagagaaaaaggaaaagaagaagaagatgaagaaggaaAAGAGTGTTGAGAACCAAGAAGACcct CAGGTGTCAAGCGGAATAGATAAGGGTTTCGAGAGCTTCTGTAGTGAGATGTCTCTG GTGGATggaatgaaagaagaaaacgtggataatatagatatgaatgttgttgatcaTGCAGCTGAAAAGAATCCTGTTGAGATGTCGAATGGTGTTGTCCTGCGAAGGCTTCTT CGGGGGCCCAGATACTTTGATCCTCCAGACAGCAGTTGGGGAACCTGTTATAATTGTGGTGAAGAGGGTCATACCACAGTCAACTGTACTTCAGCCAAACGCAAAAAACCATGTTTTGTTTGTGGGAGTTTTGATCATAATTCTAAACAGTGTACAAAG GGCAAAGAGTGTTTCATCTGCAAGAAGGGCGGTCATCGTGCTAAGGATTGCCGTGAAAAAGACCAAGGACGATCTGAAAGTTCAAAAATGTGTTTAAAATGTGGAGATTCTGGCCATGATATGTTTTCATGCTGGAACAACTATTCGGCTGATGATCTAAAG GAAATACAGTGTTACATTTGTAAGAGTTTTGGTCATCTTTGCTGTGCAAGCTACCCTGATGGTGGTCCGAGCGAAATATCCTGTTACAGATGTGGTCTACTAGGCCATACTGGTTTG GCATGTGCAGGATCTCGTGGGGAGACTAGCGGTACGGGGCATCTTAGTTCTTGTTATAGGTGTGGCGAAGAAGGACATTTTGCACGAGAATGTACTACTATA GTCAATAAGTGGAATCGGGAATTATCAACCCCCAAGAAAAAAGTTTTCAGGGAAAGAAACGAACATTACGAGTTCAGGTCTGCTCCTCATGATTTTGGCAAGGCAAGAAAGAACACACAAAATGGAGGATATACGTCAGGCTACAATTCAAAACAAAGGGCTCGTTGGATCACCGGTGATGCTGAAGACTTCCCTCGATCCAATGGTTGGAGATCTCCTTCAACTCCTGGAAACAAGAGAGCCAGGATGTACAACTTTGGTGCTGTTGATCATTCTTCTTATTCATCTAGAAAGTCCAATAGGCTCGACTTTAATGATTCAACTTCTTATGGATCAGCCAAATATCATCATCACCATAGGTTTTCGGCTTCTCGATTTGGCAACAACAGTCATGATGGGAGGAGAAATTATGAATGGTAA
- the LOC132065556 gene encoding uncharacterized protein LOC132065556 isoform X2: MGKREKKSVKTDVIELEELAEVKKIKKSKRMRIKKKEEDYEDDDDVEANEDLSLKIVEKALLRGCNNENCLKKNGEVVIITDLKGESKNSKKEKKEKKKKMKKEKSVENQEDPVSSGIDKGFESFCSEMSLVDGMKEENVDNIDMNVVDHAAEKNPVEMSNGVVLRRLLRGPRYFDPPDSSWGTCYNCGEEGHTTVNCTSAKRKKPCFVCGSFDHNSKQCTKGKECFICKKGGHRAKDCREKDQGRSESSKMCLKCGDSGHDMFSCWNNYSADDLKEIQCYICKSFGHLCCASYPDGGPSEISCYRCGLLGHTGLACAGSRGETSGTGHLSSCYRCGEEGHFARECTTIVNKWNRELSTPKKKVFRERNEHYEFRSAPHDFGKARKNTQNGGYTSGYNSKQRARWITGDAEDFPRSNGWRSPSTPGNKRARMYNFGAVDHSSYSSRKSNRLDFNDSTSYGSAKYHHHHRFSASRFGNNSHDGRRNYEW; encoded by the exons ATGGGCAAACGAGAAAAGAAATCAGTAAAAACAGATGTTATTGAGTTAGAAGAATTAGCAGAGGtaaaaaagattaagaaatctAAGAGAATGcgaattaagaaaaaagaagaagattatgaagatgatgatgatgttgaagcTAATGAAGATTTGAGCTTGAAAATTGTTGAAAAAGCTTTGCTTCGTGGGTGTAACAATGAAAATTGCTTGAAAAAGAATGGTGAAGTTGTAATTATTACAGATTTGAAGGGGGAAagtaaaaatagtaaaaaagagaaaaaggaaaagaagaagaagatgaagaaggaaAAGAGTGTTGAGAACCAAGAAGACcct GTGTCAAGCGGAATAGATAAGGGTTTCGAGAGCTTCTGTAGTGAGATGTCTCTG GTGGATggaatgaaagaagaaaacgtggataatatagatatgaatgttgttgatcaTGCAGCTGAAAAGAATCCTGTTGAGATGTCGAATGGTGTTGTCCTGCGAAGGCTTCTT CGGGGGCCCAGATACTTTGATCCTCCAGACAGCAGTTGGGGAACCTGTTATAATTGTGGTGAAGAGGGTCATACCACAGTCAACTGTACTTCAGCCAAACGCAAAAAACCATGTTTTGTTTGTGGGAGTTTTGATCATAATTCTAAACAGTGTACAAAG GGCAAAGAGTGTTTCATCTGCAAGAAGGGCGGTCATCGTGCTAAGGATTGCCGTGAAAAAGACCAAGGACGATCTGAAAGTTCAAAAATGTGTTTAAAATGTGGAGATTCTGGCCATGATATGTTTTCATGCTGGAACAACTATTCGGCTGATGATCTAAAG GAAATACAGTGTTACATTTGTAAGAGTTTTGGTCATCTTTGCTGTGCAAGCTACCCTGATGGTGGTCCGAGCGAAATATCCTGTTACAGATGTGGTCTACTAGGCCATACTGGTTTG GCATGTGCAGGATCTCGTGGGGAGACTAGCGGTACGGGGCATCTTAGTTCTTGTTATAGGTGTGGCGAAGAAGGACATTTTGCACGAGAATGTACTACTATA GTCAATAAGTGGAATCGGGAATTATCAACCCCCAAGAAAAAAGTTTTCAGGGAAAGAAACGAACATTACGAGTTCAGGTCTGCTCCTCATGATTTTGGCAAGGCAAGAAAGAACACACAAAATGGAGGATATACGTCAGGCTACAATTCAAAACAAAGGGCTCGTTGGATCACCGGTGATGCTGAAGACTTCCCTCGATCCAATGGTTGGAGATCTCCTTCAACTCCTGGAAACAAGAGAGCCAGGATGTACAACTTTGGTGCTGTTGATCATTCTTCTTATTCATCTAGAAAGTCCAATAGGCTCGACTTTAATGATTCAACTTCTTATGGATCAGCCAAATATCATCATCACCATAGGTTTTCGGCTTCTCGATTTGGCAACAACAGTCATGATGGGAGGAGAAATTATGAATGGTAA
- the LOC132065556 gene encoding uncharacterized protein LOC132065556 isoform X5 — translation MGKREKKSVKTDVIELEELAEVKKIKKSKRMRIKKKEEDYEDDDDVEANEDLSLKIVEKALLRGCNNENCLKKNGEVVIITDLKGESKNSKKEKKEKKKKMKKEKSVENQEDPVDGMKEENVDNIDMNVVDHAAEKNPVEMSNGVVLRRLLRGPRYFDPPDSSWGTCYNCGEEGHTTVNCTSAKRKKPCFVCGSFDHNSKQCTKGKECFICKKGGHRAKDCREKDQGRSESSKMCLKCGDSGHDMFSCWNNYSADDLKEIQCYICKSFGHLCCASYPDGGPSEISCYRCGLLGHTGLACAGSRGETSGTGHLSSCYRCGEEGHFARECTTIVNKWNRELSTPKKKVFRERNEHYEFRSAPHDFGKARKNTQNGGYTSGYNSKQRARWITGDAEDFPRSNGWRSPSTPGNKRARMYNFGAVDHSSYSSRKSNRLDFNDSTSYGSAKYHHHHRFSASRFGNNSHDGRRNYEW, via the exons ATGGGCAAACGAGAAAAGAAATCAGTAAAAACAGATGTTATTGAGTTAGAAGAATTAGCAGAGGtaaaaaagattaagaaatctAAGAGAATGcgaattaagaaaaaagaagaagattatgaagatgatgatgatgttgaagcTAATGAAGATTTGAGCTTGAAAATTGTTGAAAAAGCTTTGCTTCGTGGGTGTAACAATGAAAATTGCTTGAAAAAGAATGGTGAAGTTGTAATTATTACAGATTTGAAGGGGGAAagtaaaaatagtaaaaaagagaaaaaggaaaagaagaagaagatgaagaaggaaAAGAGTGTTGAGAACCAAGAAGACcct GTGGATggaatgaaagaagaaaacgtggataatatagatatgaatgttgttgatcaTGCAGCTGAAAAGAATCCTGTTGAGATGTCGAATGGTGTTGTCCTGCGAAGGCTTCTT CGGGGGCCCAGATACTTTGATCCTCCAGACAGCAGTTGGGGAACCTGTTATAATTGTGGTGAAGAGGGTCATACCACAGTCAACTGTACTTCAGCCAAACGCAAAAAACCATGTTTTGTTTGTGGGAGTTTTGATCATAATTCTAAACAGTGTACAAAG GGCAAAGAGTGTTTCATCTGCAAGAAGGGCGGTCATCGTGCTAAGGATTGCCGTGAAAAAGACCAAGGACGATCTGAAAGTTCAAAAATGTGTTTAAAATGTGGAGATTCTGGCCATGATATGTTTTCATGCTGGAACAACTATTCGGCTGATGATCTAAAG GAAATACAGTGTTACATTTGTAAGAGTTTTGGTCATCTTTGCTGTGCAAGCTACCCTGATGGTGGTCCGAGCGAAATATCCTGTTACAGATGTGGTCTACTAGGCCATACTGGTTTG GCATGTGCAGGATCTCGTGGGGAGACTAGCGGTACGGGGCATCTTAGTTCTTGTTATAGGTGTGGCGAAGAAGGACATTTTGCACGAGAATGTACTACTATA GTCAATAAGTGGAATCGGGAATTATCAACCCCCAAGAAAAAAGTTTTCAGGGAAAGAAACGAACATTACGAGTTCAGGTCTGCTCCTCATGATTTTGGCAAGGCAAGAAAGAACACACAAAATGGAGGATATACGTCAGGCTACAATTCAAAACAAAGGGCTCGTTGGATCACCGGTGATGCTGAAGACTTCCCTCGATCCAATGGTTGGAGATCTCCTTCAACTCCTGGAAACAAGAGAGCCAGGATGTACAACTTTGGTGCTGTTGATCATTCTTCTTATTCATCTAGAAAGTCCAATAGGCTCGACTTTAATGATTCAACTTCTTATGGATCAGCCAAATATCATCATCACCATAGGTTTTCGGCTTCTCGATTTGGCAACAACAGTCATGATGGGAGGAGAAATTATGAATGGTAA
- the LOC132065556 gene encoding uncharacterized protein LOC132065556 isoform X6, with protein sequence MGKREKKSAKSDIIELEELAKVKNIKKTKRLRIKKREEDDDDVDVEANEDLRLKIVEKALLRGCSNKNGEAVIVTDLKGESKSSKKEKKKRKEKNKKKEKNIETQDDPQVSSGIDKGFESFCSEMSLVDGMKEENVDNIDMNVVDHAAEKNPVEMSNGVVLRRLLRGPRYFDPPDSSWGTCYNCGEEGHTTVNCTSAKRKKPCFVCGSFDHNSKQCTKGKECFICKKGGHRAKDCREKDQGRSESSKMCLKCGDSGHDMFSCWNNYSADDLKEIQCYICKSFGHLCCASYPDGGPSEISCYRCGLLGHTGLACAGSRGETSGTGHLSSCYRCGEEGHFARECTTIVNKWNRELSTPKKKVFRERNEHYEFRSAPHDFGKARKNTQNGGYTSGYNSKQRARWITGDAEDFPRSNGWRSPSTPGNKRARMYNFGAVDHSSYSSRKSNRLDFNDSTSYGSAKYHHHHRFSASRFGNNSHDGRRNYEW encoded by the exons ATGGGTAAACGAGAAaagaaatcagcaaaatcaGATATTATTGAGCTAGAAGAATTAGCAAAGGTAAAAAACATTAAGAAAACTAAGAGATTGCGAattaagaaaagagaagaagatgatgatgatgttgatgttgaagctaATGAAGATCTGAGGTTGAAGATTGTTGAGAAAGCTTTGCTTCGTGGTTGTTCCAATAAAAATGGTGAAGCTGTAATTGTTACAGATTTGAAGGGGGAAAGTAAAAGTAgtaagaaagagaagaagaagagaaaggaaaagaat aagaagaaggaaaagaatattGAGACACAAGATGACCCT CAGGTGTCAAGCGGAATAGATAAGGGTTTCGAGAGCTTCTGTAGTGAGATGTCTCTG GTGGATggaatgaaagaagaaaacgtggataatatagatatgaatgttgttgatcaTGCAGCTGAAAAGAATCCTGTTGAGATGTCGAATGGTGTTGTCCTGCGAAGGCTTCTT CGGGGGCCCAGATACTTTGATCCTCCAGACAGCAGTTGGGGAACCTGTTATAATTGTGGTGAAGAGGGTCATACCACAGTCAACTGTACTTCAGCCAAACGCAAAAAACCATGTTTTGTTTGTGGGAGTTTTGATCATAATTCTAAACAGTGTACAAAG GGCAAAGAGTGTTTCATCTGCAAGAAGGGCGGTCATCGTGCTAAGGATTGCCGTGAAAAAGACCAAGGACGATCTGAAAGTTCAAAAATGTGTTTAAAATGTGGAGATTCTGGCCATGATATGTTTTCATGCTGGAACAACTATTCGGCTGATGATCTAAAG GAAATACAGTGTTACATTTGTAAGAGTTTTGGTCATCTTTGCTGTGCAAGCTACCCTGATGGTGGTCCGAGCGAAATATCCTGTTACAGATGTGGTCTACTAGGCCATACTGGTTTG GCATGTGCAGGATCTCGTGGGGAGACTAGCGGTACGGGGCATCTTAGTTCTTGTTATAGGTGTGGCGAAGAAGGACATTTTGCACGAGAATGTACTACTATA GTCAATAAGTGGAATCGGGAATTATCAACCCCCAAGAAAAAAGTTTTCAGGGAAAGAAACGAACATTACGAGTTCAGGTCTGCTCCTCATGATTTTGGCAAGGCAAGAAAGAACACACAAAATGGAGGATATACGTCAGGCTACAATTCAAAACAAAGGGCTCGTTGGATCACCGGTGATGCTGAAGACTTCCCTCGATCCAATGGTTGGAGATCTCCTTCAACTCCTGGAAACAAGAGAGCCAGGATGTACAACTTTGGTGCTGTTGATCATTCTTCTTATTCATCTAGAAAGTCCAATAGGCTCGACTTTAATGATTCAACTTCTTATGGATCAGCCAAATATCATCATCACCATAGGTTTTCGGCTTCTCGATTTGGCAACAACAGTCATGATGGGAGGAGAAATTATGAATGGTAA
- the LOC132065556 gene encoding uncharacterized protein LOC132065556 isoform X3: protein MGKREKKSAKSDIIELEELAKVKNIKKTKRLRIKKREEDDDDVDVEANEDLRLKIVEKALLRGCSNKNGEAVIVTDLKGESKSSKKEKKKRKEKNVETQEDPQVSSGIDKGFESFCSEMSLVDGMKEENVDNIDMNVVDHAAEKNPVEMSNGVVLRRLLRGPRYFDPPDSSWGTCYNCGEEGHTTVNCTSAKRKKPCFVCGSFDHNSKQCTKGKECFICKKGGHRAKDCREKDQGRSESSKMCLKCGDSGHDMFSCWNNYSADDLKEIQCYICKSFGHLCCASYPDGGPSEISCYRCGLLGHTGLACAGSRGETSGTGHLSSCYRCGEEGHFARECTTIVNKWNRELSTPKKKVFRERNEHYEFRSAPHDFGKARKNTQNGGYTSGYNSKQRARWITGDAEDFPRSNGWRSPSTPGNKRARMYNFGAVDHSSYSSRKSNRLDFNDSTSYGSAKYHHHHRFSASRFGNNSHDGRRNYEW from the exons ATGGGTAAACGAGAAaagaaatcagcaaaatcaGATATTATTGAGCTAGAAGAATTAGCAAAGGTAAAAAACATTAAGAAAACTAAGAGATTGCGAattaagaaaagagaagaagatgatgatgatgttgatgttgaagctaATGAAGATCTGAGGTTGAAGATTGTTGAGAAAGCTTTGCTTCGTGGTTGTTCCAATAAAAATGGTGAAGCTGTAATTGTTACAGATTTGAAGGGGGAAAGTAAAAGTAgtaagaaagagaagaagaagagaaaggaaaagaatgttGAGACCCAAGAAGACCCT CAGGTGTCAAGCGGAATAGATAAGGGTTTCGAGAGCTTCTGTAGTGAGATGTCTCTG GTGGATggaatgaaagaagaaaacgtggataatatagatatgaatgttgttgatcaTGCAGCTGAAAAGAATCCTGTTGAGATGTCGAATGGTGTTGTCCTGCGAAGGCTTCTT CGGGGGCCCAGATACTTTGATCCTCCAGACAGCAGTTGGGGAACCTGTTATAATTGTGGTGAAGAGGGTCATACCACAGTCAACTGTACTTCAGCCAAACGCAAAAAACCATGTTTTGTTTGTGGGAGTTTTGATCATAATTCTAAACAGTGTACAAAG GGCAAAGAGTGTTTCATCTGCAAGAAGGGCGGTCATCGTGCTAAGGATTGCCGTGAAAAAGACCAAGGACGATCTGAAAGTTCAAAAATGTGTTTAAAATGTGGAGATTCTGGCCATGATATGTTTTCATGCTGGAACAACTATTCGGCTGATGATCTAAAG GAAATACAGTGTTACATTTGTAAGAGTTTTGGTCATCTTTGCTGTGCAAGCTACCCTGATGGTGGTCCGAGCGAAATATCCTGTTACAGATGTGGTCTACTAGGCCATACTGGTTTG GCATGTGCAGGATCTCGTGGGGAGACTAGCGGTACGGGGCATCTTAGTTCTTGTTATAGGTGTGGCGAAGAAGGACATTTTGCACGAGAATGTACTACTATA GTCAATAAGTGGAATCGGGAATTATCAACCCCCAAGAAAAAAGTTTTCAGGGAAAGAAACGAACATTACGAGTTCAGGTCTGCTCCTCATGATTTTGGCAAGGCAAGAAAGAACACACAAAATGGAGGATATACGTCAGGCTACAATTCAAAACAAAGGGCTCGTTGGATCACCGGTGATGCTGAAGACTTCCCTCGATCCAATGGTTGGAGATCTCCTTCAACTCCTGGAAACAAGAGAGCCAGGATGTACAACTTTGGTGCTGTTGATCATTCTTCTTATTCATCTAGAAAGTCCAATAGGCTCGACTTTAATGATTCAACTTCTTATGGATCAGCCAAATATCATCATCACCATAGGTTTTCGGCTTCTCGATTTGGCAACAACAGTCATGATGGGAGGAGAAATTATGAATGGTAA
- the LOC132065556 gene encoding uncharacterized protein LOC132065556 isoform X4 translates to MGKREKKSAKSDIIELEELAKVKNIKKTKRLRIKKREEDDDDVDVEANEDLRLKIVEKALLRGCSNKNGEAVIVTDLKGESKSSKKEKKKRKEKNVETQEDPVSSGIDKGFESFCSEMSLVDGMKEENVDNIDMNVVDHAAEKNPVEMSNGVVLRRLLRGPRYFDPPDSSWGTCYNCGEEGHTTVNCTSAKRKKPCFVCGSFDHNSKQCTKGKECFICKKGGHRAKDCREKDQGRSESSKMCLKCGDSGHDMFSCWNNYSADDLKEIQCYICKSFGHLCCASYPDGGPSEISCYRCGLLGHTGLACAGSRGETSGTGHLSSCYRCGEEGHFARECTTIVNKWNRELSTPKKKVFRERNEHYEFRSAPHDFGKARKNTQNGGYTSGYNSKQRARWITGDAEDFPRSNGWRSPSTPGNKRARMYNFGAVDHSSYSSRKSNRLDFNDSTSYGSAKYHHHHRFSASRFGNNSHDGRRNYEW, encoded by the exons ATGGGTAAACGAGAAaagaaatcagcaaaatcaGATATTATTGAGCTAGAAGAATTAGCAAAGGTAAAAAACATTAAGAAAACTAAGAGATTGCGAattaagaaaagagaagaagatgatgatgatgttgatgttgaagctaATGAAGATCTGAGGTTGAAGATTGTTGAGAAAGCTTTGCTTCGTGGTTGTTCCAATAAAAATGGTGAAGCTGTAATTGTTACAGATTTGAAGGGGGAAAGTAAAAGTAgtaagaaagagaagaagaagagaaaggaaaagaatgttGAGACCCAAGAAGACCCT GTGTCAAGCGGAATAGATAAGGGTTTCGAGAGCTTCTGTAGTGAGATGTCTCTG GTGGATggaatgaaagaagaaaacgtggataatatagatatgaatgttgttgatcaTGCAGCTGAAAAGAATCCTGTTGAGATGTCGAATGGTGTTGTCCTGCGAAGGCTTCTT CGGGGGCCCAGATACTTTGATCCTCCAGACAGCAGTTGGGGAACCTGTTATAATTGTGGTGAAGAGGGTCATACCACAGTCAACTGTACTTCAGCCAAACGCAAAAAACCATGTTTTGTTTGTGGGAGTTTTGATCATAATTCTAAACAGTGTACAAAG GGCAAAGAGTGTTTCATCTGCAAGAAGGGCGGTCATCGTGCTAAGGATTGCCGTGAAAAAGACCAAGGACGATCTGAAAGTTCAAAAATGTGTTTAAAATGTGGAGATTCTGGCCATGATATGTTTTCATGCTGGAACAACTATTCGGCTGATGATCTAAAG GAAATACAGTGTTACATTTGTAAGAGTTTTGGTCATCTTTGCTGTGCAAGCTACCCTGATGGTGGTCCGAGCGAAATATCCTGTTACAGATGTGGTCTACTAGGCCATACTGGTTTG GCATGTGCAGGATCTCGTGGGGAGACTAGCGGTACGGGGCATCTTAGTTCTTGTTATAGGTGTGGCGAAGAAGGACATTTTGCACGAGAATGTACTACTATA GTCAATAAGTGGAATCGGGAATTATCAACCCCCAAGAAAAAAGTTTTCAGGGAAAGAAACGAACATTACGAGTTCAGGTCTGCTCCTCATGATTTTGGCAAGGCAAGAAAGAACACACAAAATGGAGGATATACGTCAGGCTACAATTCAAAACAAAGGGCTCGTTGGATCACCGGTGATGCTGAAGACTTCCCTCGATCCAATGGTTGGAGATCTCCTTCAACTCCTGGAAACAAGAGAGCCAGGATGTACAACTTTGGTGCTGTTGATCATTCTTCTTATTCATCTAGAAAGTCCAATAGGCTCGACTTTAATGATTCAACTTCTTATGGATCAGCCAAATATCATCATCACCATAGGTTTTCGGCTTCTCGATTTGGCAACAACAGTCATGATGGGAGGAGAAATTATGAATGGTAA